The sequence TGTATAATCGTCACATGACCTTGTTTTCAGAGAAGTCCTGATGGCATCCAGTCAGTCCTGCTgatgtatgtctctgtgtgtctttatctCACAGCCATAAACTCTTGTTTGGATTAAATGGAGCTCTTTGCGATGCTCAGGCTAATGAGATTACAGGCTAATCTAAGCAGAGTTTAGCGGGTGTGTGGAAGCCCCCACAGCGCGTCTGTAATAGCAGGGAGATTCGGCTCGAGCTAAATGACACTATTAGCTCTGAGAGAGGCCACTCAGGACGGGTAATAGGCCGTAATTGAGGGTTAGGACTGATGGGGAAATCCACCCGAGGTCGTGTTTGGACAGATTTAGTAGTGCTTTAGAGTCAGAGTGGAGATTTACAGTAGAAATGATACAGTTCACAATTCCAGTAAAACACACTAAACCACGTGGTGCACTGTGTCATGGGAAAGAAAGGAACATCACAGTCcatgtgtatggtgtatgtgtgtgtgtgtgagtgtgtgtttgtgtgtgtctgtgtgtgtgtctaaaccACGTGGTGCACTGTGTCATGGGAAAGAAAGGAACATCACAGTCcatgtgtatggtgtatgtgtgtgtgtgtgtgagtgtgtgtttgtgtgtgtgtctgtgtgtgtgtgtgtgtgtgtctaaaccacattcaattcaattcaattcaagtttatttgtatagcgctttttacaatggacattgtcacaaagcagctttacagaacataaacataaaacaaaagataaacataaggagaagtataaagaattaatataatacaaattcaagatatatgcagttcacagtgtgtatgtatgtatgtatgtgtgtatgtgtatttgtccccaatgagcaagtctgagggctcaggcaacagtggcaaggaaaaactcccttagattggtaaaggaagaaaccttgagaggaaccagactcaaggggaacctcatcctcatatgggtgacactagatggtgtggttacaaatatacaagtggTACACATGGTGCACTGTGTCATGGGAAAGAAAGGAACATCACAGTCcatgtgtatggtgtatgtgtgtgtgtgtgtgtgagtgtgtgtttgtgtgtgtctctgtgtgtgtctaaaccACGTGGTGCACTGTGTCATGGGAAAGAAAGGAACATCACAGTCCATGTGtatggtgtatatgtgtgtgtgtgtgagtgtgtgtttgtgtgtgtgtctgtgtgtgtgtctaaaccACGTGGTGCACTGTGTCATGGGAAAGAAAGGAACATCACAGTCcatgtgtatggtgtatgtgtgtatgtgtgtgagtgtgtgtttgtgtgtttgtgtgtctgtatgtgtgtgtatgtctctgtatgtgtgtgtgtgtctgtatgtgtgtgtgtctctgggtgtctctgtgtgtctttgtatgtttgtgtgtgtgtgtgtctgtgtgtgtgtgtgtgtgtgtctaaaccACGTGGTGCACTGTGTCATGGGAAGGAAAGGAACATCACAGTCcatgtgtatggtgtatgtgtgtatgtgtgtgtgagtgtgtgtttgtgtgtctgtatgtgtgtgtatgtctctgtttgtgtgtgtgtctgtatgtgtgtgtgtctctgggtgtctctgtgtgtcgctgtatgtttgtgtgtgtctctgtgtgtgtgtgtgtgtgtgtgtgtgtgtctaaaccACGTGGTGCACTGTGTCATGGGAAAGAAAGGAACATCACAGTCcatgtgtatggtgtatgtgtgtatgtgtgtgtgagtgtgtgtttgtgtgtttgtgtgtctgtatgtgtgtgtgtctctgggtgtctctgtgtgtctctgtatgtttgtgtgtgtctctgtgtgtgtgtgtgtgtgtgtgtctaaaccACGTGGTGCACATGGTCATGGGAAAGAAAGGAACATCACAgtccattcaattcaattacaaTTACACTGCTGTGATAAGTGTGAAGATGTCAGGATCTAGTCTGTAGAGCTAAACTTTATTTGTCTGAGACGTTAGACAGACGTCACCGTGGAGACGTCACCGTGGAGACGTCACCGTGGAGCGCCGTCTCATTTCCAGTCAAATCTCTCACAagcagcagagagagaaactttATGTTCTTTCCTTTACGACGTTTCTCAGAAATATTCTCTAAACACGTCTAATGTTGCTttcactgtttgtgtttttttgtttcgttCGATCGCACAACAAACTTTCACAATGAAACAGGAACCGAGTGTCATTTCTCATCTTTATTTAGCCACACGAGCTCAGGACATGTCTATTGTTATCAGATATTAACTGAAAAGAgttttatacagtacacaataGTGAATAATATCTGACCGTAATTAgttcaaataaaatatacacaataataaACTGTGTGATTCAGAATCATCTTGTTTATTCATTGCTTAAATTATTGTCCAagatatcatacacacacacgcacacacacacacacacacacacacacacacacacacacacacacacacacatttctctgttatttattaaagattcaTTATAAATTCATTTACCGATCATTTAGTAATAAATATCTGATATTATGGGACTGATTTCTGAATCATTTGTTTCTGattcagtgttttattgctGCAGCATTTCTCTGTAAGTCACAGCATGGCatatctcagtgaaggaggcgtggcctctgtgtgtcagtctcagtgaaggaggcgtggcctctgtgtgtcagtctcagtgaaggaggcgtggcctctgtgtgtcagtctcagtgaaggaggcgtggcctctgtgtgtcagtctgtgaaggaggtgtggcctctgtgtgtcagtctctgtgaaggaggcgtggtctctgtgtgtcagtctcagtgaaggaggtgtggcctctgtgtgtcagtctgtgaaggaggtgtggcctctgtgtgtcagtctcagtgaaggaggcgtggcctctgtgtgtcagtctcagtgaaggaggtgtggcctctgtgtgtcagtctcagtgaaggaggcgtggcctctgtgtgtcagtctcagtgaaggaggcgtggcctctgtgttagtctgagtgaaggaggcgtggactctgtgtgtcagtctcagtgaaggaggcgtggcctctgtgttagtctgagtgaaggaggcatggcctctgtgtgtcagtctcagtgaaggaggcgtggactctgtgtgtcagtctcagtgaaggaggcgtggactctgtgtgtcagtctcagtaaaggaggcgtggtctctgtgtgtcagtctgagtAAAGTGAGTGTGGCTTATGTAGGTGTCAGTCACAGgggagtgggtgtggcctctgtaggTGTCAGTCCCAGGagagtgggcgtggcctctgtatttgTCAGGAGGAATGATCTAACAGCTACAGAACGGACAATCGGCCTCTGTCCATGTCAGTTCCaggaaaggaggtgtggcctatgagCCTGTCAGTTTTGGCATGGCCTTTATGTCTGTTAGCCTTAGCAAAGAACACAGCCACAGTGGCACTTGGTTCTGTGTCTGTTAGTTCCAGATCAGTAGGGTTTGTCCTAGGTACCTTTCAGTTATAGGAAAGGAGGCGGGGCTTCTGAACCTGTCAGTTGCCCTAAAATGACTCAAAAAACTGAGGCTGACAAAGCAGAGAATGGAGGTGTCTCAGTTACCAGCCAACTCTACTGCTCCCACTGTGACTCTGCTCCTGCTCCGTGTACAGAACGTGACCAGCCCCTGGGCAATGAGACTGCATGTCCACTTCACAGGTGTATTGTGGGTAGATGTCCTGGGAAAGTTCAGTTGTACTGTATGAAGCCCCACCCACTTCCTGAGAGGAAGTAAATGCTGAATATGGTTGCCACTCGGTGTAAGATTCCCACTGTAAGTTAGTGTACATACACGAGTCTGCACCGCAGGGGCCTCTGTTACTCAACTCAAACTCCATCTGATAGGAAGAGGACAGGAGGTGAGAGGTGGAGTCTGCTTTGGTGAAACAGCTGCCTTCTGATGCAGGAGTGTGTTTTCCTACACAGGAGAGAGGAACAGGGTTAAACCATCTACAGACAGACTCATGTTTCTCGTTTACGCTGCACATTATTACCTGGAGGCTCTGAGCAGGTGTAGGTGGACCTGAGGGCGGAGTTAAGTCTGTAGGGCGTGGCTGAGTCACCTCTCGGGTAAAATGTCGTTCTTGGTACCAGCGGGAATTCCTGACTATTGggtgaaaaacataaaaagaacaTCAGACAagttgaaaagacaaaaagcagGAAATGTGGAATGTAGAATAAACATTCTCCTTCACAATGTTAAATGTTCGTATCACCTTTGTGCACAAGATACCCGGTGCGTATCGATGTCGTCGTTACCACGGAAACCCTTAGCAAATGGATTGTTCTCAATCTTCAACTTTGTGATCTAATAGACAggaagttgaaaaaaaaaatcaggcttatgtgtttgtgtgcatgtgtttgtgtgtgtttcctcaccGTGTGGTTCTGGTAGGACGTGACGGCGATGAAGGTTGTTTCGGGAAACGAGTGTGTGCAGAACGCCGTGCTGCTGGAGCCAAAACCGTTCCTCTCATCAGCCTTCACTATGTGTAGCCGTGGCTGGTATTTATGCATGGAGTTTAATATgatctataacacacacacacacacacacacacacacacacacacatcaatccaTATATCTGCCCATTAATCTCCCACCCATATATCCATCAGTTTAGCCATATGGTTATATACCCATCCATAATAAAGTCATACAGTCAGCATACTCAGACAGTTAAAGCTCTAACAGTG comes from Tachysurus vachellii isolate PV-2020 chromosome 26, HZAU_Pvac_v1, whole genome shotgun sequence and encodes:
- the tbx5b gene encoding T-box transcription factor TBX5b isoform X1, whose product is MDRWTDGQGMEGIRVHLHERELWRKFHDVTTEMIITKVGRRMFPSYKVKVTGLNPRAKYILLMDIVSADEHRYKYTENKWSVSGKADPAIPGRLYVHPDSPAPGAHWTKQLVSFQKLKLTNNHLDTFGHIILNSMHKYQPRLHIVKADERNGFGSSSTAFCTHSFPETTFIAVTSYQNHTITKLKIENNPFAKGFRGNDDIDTHRVSCAQSQEFPLVPRTTFYPRGDSATPYRLNSALRSTYTCSEPPGKHTPASEGSCFTKADSTSHLLSSSYQMEFELSNRGPCGADSCMYTNLQWESYTEWQPYSAFTSSQEVGGASYSTTELSQDIYPQYTCEVDMQSHCPGAGHVLYTEQEQSHSGSSRVGW
- the tbx5b gene encoding T-box transcription factor TBX5b isoform X2 — protein: MEREKGMEGIRVHLHERELWRKFHDVTTEMIITKVGRRMFPSYKVKVTGLNPRAKYILLMDIVSADEHRYKYTENKWSVSGKADPAIPGRLYVHPDSPAPGAHWTKQLVSFQKLKLTNNHLDTFGHIILNSMHKYQPRLHIVKADERNGFGSSSTAFCTHSFPETTFIAVTSYQNHTITKLKIENNPFAKGFRGNDDIDTHRVSCAQSQEFPLVPRTTFYPRGDSATPYRLNSALRSTYTCSEPPGKHTPASEGSCFTKADSTSHLLSSSYQMEFELSNRGPCGADSCMYTNLQWESYTEWQPYSAFTSSQEVGGASYSTTELSQDIYPQYTCEVDMQSHCPGAGHVLYTEQEQSHSGSSRVGW